The Nocardia vinacea genome contains the following window.
CAGCTCGCCCACGTACCCGGGCCGCAGTGATCAAGTTGGCGCGATACGTGATGTGAGACGGCGGAAACGGGAGGTAGACAGCGTCCTCATGACTGAGGGTGGATGGCGGGAAGACCCCGAGAGACGCCTCCTTCAACTGGGCGAAGGGCACGACGACCCCTTTGGACAACCCCGTCGTGCCCGAGGTGTAGAGGATGCAAGCGGGAGCGTGCCCCGGTATCAGGTCGCCGGACCATGTCCCCGAGGATTCCCTCGTCGACCCGAGGATGGTGTCTGCGTGGACTACCGAAGTCGGGCCGTCGGTGTGGAGATCGATGTCGCGGCCGCCGATAACGAGGACGTGCTCGATATTGGGCGCTTGGATCAACCCTTCTCGGACCGACGAAAAGTATCGGGCGTCGACCACGGCGACCCGAGCCCGGGTGTCGGTGACGATGTGCTCGAGGAGTGCGCCCCGGTACGCCGGGTTGGCCGAAGCCTCGATCGCGCCGAGGTAGGCAATTCCGCACCACAACTCGACCGAGGCCACCGACGACGCCACGAAAGTCAGGACCGTGTCGCCCGCAGCCACTCCGAGTTCGTCCAAGGCCTGTCGCCAGTCCAGAGCGTTCGCGTGGACTTCACCGTAGGTTCGGACAGGGCCATCGACTTCCTCGAGGCAGATCGCGGCCGGTGACTCCGCTGCGATCTCGGCGATCATGTCGGGATACGCCTCGGCGGTCTGCGCTCTTTCGGGGCTCACTAGCTCTCCTGGTGAATGTTCTCGGTGACCGAACGCCGCGCTGTCATTCCTATGTCGGGGTATCTGCCTCAGTGATGTGGGGCACGGGCGGAAGGATGTGACGGCCACAATACTGACAGATCTTGTCCAAATCAAGACTCGCAACAAGTAGGACAGTCGCTGCGAGGCGATCCTCTGACCACTGTAAAAGTCAGAATATGCCCCTGTGTGCCGTGTGGAACGGCCGGAACGACCTGGCCTCCGGTCGGGACGCCGAGGCGATGGATGCGTGTGTTGCCGAGTTCGGGTGGGGAGTGTTGAGTGACCGAGCTGCGGCATTCAGGGCGCAGGAAGCATCGTCTTCAATGGCGGGTGTGGCTCTTGCTGGAGGCTGATGTGGGGGTGGTTCGCGGGCTGTCGGGTGGGGTGCGATCGCATCTTTCAAATCTGGACGATCTATGTCAGTATGGTGGCGGTCACATCATCTGGGCGACGCCCGGGGCCCGAGTGAGCTGTTCGCGTGTGAAATCCCGTCGCCGACGAGTAGCGGCTCGAGGCCGAGCGTTTCCACGAGGCGGAGCTCGCACCACGCCGCCCTGGTTCTATCCGAGAACGGAGCTTCGCATTGGCTGGACGCATCGACGGCAAGGTCGTCTTTATCACTGGCGCCGCACGTGGTCAGGGCCGCGCCCACGCGATCCGACTCGCCGAGGAGGGAGCGGACATCATCGCCGTGGCCTCGGACGAGGCCCGATTCATCACCGGCGCGGCGATTCCGGTCGACGCCGGCTGCAACCTTCTCTGAACCCGACCAAGGAGCACACAGTCATGGGAAAACTCGACGGCAAAGTAGCCTTCATTACCGGCGCAGCGCGCGGTCAGGGTCGCAGCCACGCGATCCGGCTCGCGCAGGAGGGCGCGGATATCATCGCAGTGGACATCTGCGAAGACATTCCGGGCAGTCCCTATGCGGGAGCGACCGAATCCGACCTCGCAGAGACGGTAAAGCAGGTCGAGGCCCTGGATCGCCGCATCGTGGCGAGGAAAGCAGACGTCCGCGATAACGCAGGTCTGAAGACGGTGGTCGACGAGGGCGTCGAGCAGCTCGGCAGGCTCGACATCGTATGCGGCAATGCCGGAATCGCTGGAATCACCACTCAACCGCAGTCGGTCTGGGAGTTCGACGCCACCGCGTGGCAGACGATGATCGACATCAATCTGACCGGGGTGTGGCATACGGCCAAAGTGGCAGTTCCGCACCTGCTGGAGAACAAGGGCGGCTCTATTATTCTCACCAGCTCGGCGGCGGGTCTGAAGGCGTACGCGAACATTGGGCACTACGTCGCGGCCAAGCACGGCGTGATCGGACTGATGCGGACGCTCGCGTTGGAACTTGCCCCGCACAGCATCCGGGCCAACGCCGTGAATCCCACCCAGGTCGATACGCCCATGATCCAGAACCAGGCGATGCGCCGTCTGTTCCGCCCTGATCTCGAAAACCCGACGAAGGATGATTTCGCGCCGGCTTCCCAAACGCTGCATGCTCTTCCCACTCCCTGGGTGGATTCGGAAGATGTCAGCAATGCCGTCCTGTTCTTGGCCTCCGACGAGTCCAGATACATCACCGGTGTAGCTCTCCCGGTCGACGCGGGTTCCCTCATCAAATAACTCGCACGGGTCGCCGCCGATGCTCGACATCTCTGCGAGCCGGCCCCGCACGGCCGCAGTCCGCACATCGCTGACCGCGGCCGCACGAGGTCGGCTGCCTGCAGGAAGAATGGAATATACATGTCACTGACAGATGCTCAGCTGACCGAGCTGTACGACAAGCAGGCTCTTCACGACAACCTGATGATGTACGTGCGCGGCGCGGACCGGCACGATCGCGAATTGATGAGGTCGACGTACTGGCCGGACTCCTTCGACGACCACGGCGGCTACGTCGGTGACGGCCAAGGATGGGCCGACGCGGCCATGACCTGGCACGACAAGATCCACAGTTGCAACCACCACGTCTCCAACGTCTTGTCCGAGATCGACGGCAATCGGGCAAAACGCGAGAGCATGTTCATCTGTGTGGTCCCGTTCAAGGAACCCGAAGTGACCATGTTCCAAGCCGGCCGCTACCGCGACCTGTGTGAGAAGCGAGACGGGGTGTGGAAGATCCTGCACCGCACGTGTGTCTGGGACTGGATCGACGTCAGGCCGATCAACTCGGACTGGGATGTCGTCAACGTTCCTCGCGTATCCCACTGGGGAGCCTGGTATCCCGAGGACCCGATCTATCTGGACTGGATCGAGAGCCCGCCCACCGAATTTCCCCGGTAGCTTTTCCCCGGGTAGCTCGGTTCGTGCCCCGTGCCCAGGTGAGTGGAAATCCGTTGCGAAATAGGGGTTTCCACTCACCTGGCCGATTTGTCCTTATGGCTGGGTTGTGTTCGCGGCCGAAGAAAACTACATGTACAGCGCGCGGTTCAGACGGACAAGGTAATCGGCACCCGGATCGCGCGCGCCGCTCCCGCTCATCCGTTCCAGGACCGCCGCGAATCCCAAATCCCGGCGCTTGGGCGAGCGCGCTGCATCAGCGGCCGCGAGGGCGGCCGGCATCTCGTCGCGGGACAGGTCCGTGCAATAACAAGGCGTGCCGGGTTGCTGCCGCCACGATTCATCCAGTCCGCCCGCGTCGACCCCGTCGAACCCGGTCTCCTCGACCAGCGCCAGGGCCACTGTGCGATCCCGCTCGACATCGGCGGCGACGGGAATGGCAATGCGGTCCGGGCTGCTCACAGGCTTCGCCTTGTTCGCGAACGAATCCGAACCGATCGCGTTCCATGCCTTGGCGATCGGCCGCCCCAGCCTTTCGACGACCCAAAGGCTCTCGGTGAGGCCGGCATCGATGGCATCGATCCGACCATCGCGCTGCGGGTAGTAGTTCGATGTGTCGATGACAACCGTTTCGGATGGCAGTCGGGCGGTGAGCGGCGCAACTTCCGGCAGACGACTCAGCGGAATGGAGAGGATCGCGATATCGATGTCGGTCATCGCATCCGCCGCGGAAACCGCCCGTCCACCACAGGCGAGGACGTCAGGCTCAATCGTTTCCGGGCCGCGCGAATTCGCAACTTTCACCTCGTGTCCGGCAGCGCTCAACCGCGTGGCCAAGGTTTTTCCGATGTGCCCGGTTCCCAAAATGCCGATCTTCATCCGTATCTCCTTTATCGCTACGATTCATACTCGACCAGGAGATACGCGACGATTCGGGGGAAGGTGAAAGGTCATCGATCGCCTGGTTTCGCCAGTGCGCATGCCCTACCCGTTCCTGTACCCGCAAATCCGGGAACAAATACGGGTAGGGCATGCGCTCGGCCGTCAACTGGTTGCTACTATTTCTGCCGCGACTTCTTCGCCGGCGCGCATCTCGAGTACGTCGTGGCGTCGGCCGTG
Protein-coding sequences here:
- a CDS encoding SDR family NAD(P)-dependent oxidoreductase, which encodes MAGRIDGKVVFITGAARGQGRAHAIRLAEEGADIIAVASDEARFITGAAIPVDAGCNLL
- a CDS encoding mycofactocin-coupled SDR family oxidoreductase, which codes for MGKLDGKVAFITGAARGQGRSHAIRLAQEGADIIAVDICEDIPGSPYAGATESDLAETVKQVEALDRRIVARKADVRDNAGLKTVVDEGVEQLGRLDIVCGNAGIAGITTQPQSVWEFDATAWQTMIDINLTGVWHTAKVAVPHLLENKGGSIILTSSAAGLKAYANIGHYVAAKHGVIGLMRTLALELAPHSIRANAVNPTQVDTPMIQNQAMRRLFRPDLENPTKDDFAPASQTLHALPTPWVDSEDVSNAVLFLASDESRYITGVALPVDAGSLIK
- a CDS encoding nuclear transport factor 2 family protein, which produces MSLTDAQLTELYDKQALHDNLMMYVRGADRHDRELMRSTYWPDSFDDHGGYVGDGQGWADAAMTWHDKIHSCNHHVSNVLSEIDGNRAKRESMFICVVPFKEPEVTMFQAGRYRDLCEKRDGVWKILHRTCVWDWIDVRPINSDWDVVNVPRVSHWGAWYPEDPIYLDWIESPPTEFPR
- a CDS encoding NADPH-dependent F420 reductase, yielding MKIGILGTGHIGKTLATRLSAAGHEVKVANSRGPETIEPDVLACGGRAVSAADAMTDIDIAILSIPLSRLPEVAPLTARLPSETVVIDTSNYYPQRDGRIDAIDAGLTESLWVVERLGRPIAKAWNAIGSDSFANKAKPVSSPDRIAIPVAADVERDRTVALALVEETGFDGVDAGGLDESWRQQPGTPCYCTDLSRDEMPAALAAADAARSPKRRDLGFAAVLERMSGSGARDPGADYLVRLNRALYM